One segment of Alnus glutinosa chromosome 2, dhAlnGlut1.1, whole genome shotgun sequence DNA contains the following:
- the LOC133859970 gene encoding pentatricopeptide repeat-containing protein At2g13420, mitochondrial-like produces MALRIIQTRFLSLRIRPFSSLNLPTLEPSNEAESISKILLHHHNPFHAMEASLQLHGVTLTPHLLHQTLLRLKHSSKIALALFNYSKSLPSSPLTPTSYHILIDLVAKVRQFDLAWQLIIEMDQRNLFPTPATFLILIRRLITAGLTRQAIRAFDDIEGFSQIKTNNDDFCYLLDTLCKYGFVKVATEVFNKKKHGFLPDTKMYTILIYGWCKIGRIDMAEKFLNDMVGRGIEPNVVTYNVLLNGICRRASLHPEGRFERTIRNVEKVFDEMRERGIEPDVTSFSIVLHVYSRAHKPELSLDKLRLMREKGISPSVATYTSVVKCLCSCGRLEDAEKLLEEMVRTGVSLCAATYNCFFKEYRGRKDVDSALKLYRKMKGECLCMPSIHTYNILVGMFLKLNRMEIVKELWDDMRECGEGPDLDSYTMLIHGLCEKQKWREACQFFVEMIERGFLPQKVTFETLYRGLIQSDMLRTWRRLKKKLDEESITFASEFQNYHLKPYRR; encoded by the coding sequence TGAGCCCTCAAACGAGGCCGAGTCCATCTCGAAGATCCTCCTCCACCACCACAACCCCTTCCACGCCATGGAGGCCTCTCTCCAGCTCCACGGCGTCACTCTCACCCCTCACCTCCTCCACCAAACCCTCCTCCGCCTCAAACACTCTTCCAAAATCGCCCTCGCCCTTTTCAACTACTCCAAGTCCCTCCCTTCCTCTCCTCTCACCCCCACCTCCTACCACATCCTCATCGACCTCGTTGCCAAAGTCCGCCAGTTCGATCTCGCTTGGCAGCTCATTATCGAAATGGACCAACGCAACCTCTTCCCCACACCCGCCACGTTCTTGATCTTGATCCGTAGACTAATCACCGCTGGTCTTACACGCCAAGCCATTCGTGCTTTCGATGACATTGAAGGTTTTAGTCAAATCAAGACAAACAATGATGATTTTTGTTATCTGTTGGACACCCTTTGCAAGTATGGGTTTGTTAAGGTTGCAACCGaggtttttaacaaaaagaaacatgGGTTTTTGCCGGATACGAAAATGTATACCATTTTGATATATGGGTGGTGCAAGATTGGTAGGATTGACATGGCGGAGAAGTTTTTGAACGACATGGTGGGGAGAGGGATTGAGCCGAATGTGGTTACGTATAATGTTTTGTTGAATGGGATTTGTAGGAGGGCGAGTTTGCATCCGGAGGGTAGGTTCGAGAGGACGATAAGGAACGTGGAGAAGGTGTTCGATGAAATGAGGGAGAGAGGGATTGAGCCGGATGTAACTAGTTTTTCGATCGTGCTCCATGTGTATAGCAGAGCACATAAGCCTGAGTTGTCGCTTGATAAGTTGAGGTTGATGAGGGAGAAAGGGATCTCCCCGAGTGTGGCAACATATACTTCGGTGGTTAAGTGCCTTTGTTCATGTGGGAGGCTTGAGGATGCAGAGAAGTTGCTTGAGGAGATGGTGAGGACTGGGGTTAGTCTATGTGCCGCAACTTATAATTGTTTCTTTAAGGAGTATAGGGGAAGAAAAGATGTGGATAGTGCTTTAAAGTTGTATAGGAAAATGAAGGGGGAGTGTTTGTGTATGCCTAGTATTCACACGTATAATATATTGGTGGGGATGTTTTTGAAGTTGAATCGTATGGAGATTGTGAAGGAGTTATGGGATGATATGAGAGAGTGTGGGGAAGGACCAGATTTGGATTCATATACAATGTTGATTCATGGGTTATGTGAGAAACAAAAGTGGAGAGAGGCGTGCCAGTTTTTTGTGGAGATGATAGAGAGGGGCTTTCTCCCACAGAAGGTAACTTTTGAGACGCTTTACAGGGGCCTAATACAATCTGATATGCTGAGAACTTGGAGAAGATTAAAGAAGAAACTTGATGAAGAGTCGATAACATTTGCTTCAGAGTTCCAGAATTATCATTTGAAGCCATATAGGAGATGA